The segment cagagttcgtatgaggaagatatgaatttttgaagtttattaaatattttcgatattaaatttaaatataaattttcgatattatccaaggggggagtcaccgggcttctccaggttacgcccagtgtaacctAAGATTACGCCCATCGTAAATCGTGaatccagaccctataaaagggagtcgagtgcagccgattcatttgctcatttctcttctttctcttacgtttttgcatcgtttttcgtgcaagaattatcccgaagccccggtatcattcccgagccccgaagcaagtcccgaggccccgaagatcccgagaagtgaaattaccaagccgaagctctgcccgcgaggagcccggtttttgtgaagatcttccagatctaccgaagaatactacttttacaaggcgtagtgttgtctgataatcttctgatcaagtgagtgtatagttactttcttctaacacataaatataaagtattagctatgaaatacgtgctatgtgttatatattatttgtctatttgagatgggcttggagtTGATGTTtatatacgggtgttaaatgatttaaattgtgcttgtatttatatctacaaaaatgttgggtagaacataggtagatggaatagttggtgacgatgcgacttcgtgcctattaagtaaagcTTCGGTGAAGATGCGATTGACTTCATATCTATTGAGTAAGCTTTGGTGACAATGCGATTTCGTGCctgtttgataaaccttggtgacgatgtgacttcgtgcctgttgtgtaaaccttggtgactatgagacgtagtgcccattgtatgaaccctggtgactatgtgacgtagcgcctgttgtataaaccgtggtagcaaatggaccttgtgccaattccttaggtaaatccttaggaatgaatgaatgaaggatagtggattcttagggtaaaccactgagaaaataaaggagatatggggatgggtatttgcgttgattgtttgataattgaatataattaatgtactattgtgggttgaaaaccctatatgctcaccaggcccccaagcctgacccactcagttttctttgcattacaggtaatggcacaagggtataagttggtggactggacgagagattttggattatagatcagtagttatagataactgttgtaaggtttattttatattgtttatgcttttggtctgtatcgaacatgacatcccgaggttttattatttaatgaaaatatattttctttgagaaatgttttgataaatgattatcatatttttgtttttgggaacaaattccgcaacagttttctttagacgattactctgattttaaaaatgaagcataaacaaatcggtcttttctggctgtgaaatttggggatgtcacaccctaCCCTACtacagttggactcaaacaagagctgcacaatagggctagacctaaccttctgaaattatatAGTCCTCGTAATATATAACTTAAAGTATTCGTTTACTACTTAGTTAAAGGTAattaaagcacaaagcaagtagcatttggGCATAGGGTAaacaaaaccaagcatatcctactCAGGCCATCATATCACCGACTAATCTGTTCTAGCACCGAGTTCTAATAGCACAAACAACATGcgtataaggcatccttcctaaatccttagccctagtctagcatgcagttctcatgtACATACAACAGGAAtacaaggcatcattcctagatccttatccctaatctatcatgcaattctcataatcatatcacatcaaaacataacatgcatgggtatcttagggaaaacttacttgagctcggccgattgcacgcatcacacaccttgttctttcttaaaactctttattaaattttttaaaacttattttctaTGTAAAAactttcaaaccctcgatttgagttcaaacacccccgaagctgtgtccgaatccctcaaaccaaggctctgataacaacttgtaacatcccaaaatttaagaccaaaaatttcattttaaatataataattataaaaccattgGTCTGGAAACAACCATAATATCAATtcataacaaaatcaaagtatcaGTAGTCAAAGCATGTCACGATaaaacaatgtcagagtacaaatcccaagaatctcatatgcgGAATATCATGTGGGTGATGCGGTGCTAccgtgccgactcctttcccttcgaagaagtgggacttgaaacaaaaactaaaaaccgtaagcaaaaagcttagtgtgttcccccATCACACCTCATACCATATAACAGATAATGcatagcatacctgggtgctggcctcccctacGGTCTGTTTCAACTGGTAActacctagcatatttgggtgctggcctccccttcggtccctttcaaccggtaaccggggactatttcacccataccactaccacataatatactaacatatatatacatatatatatatatatatatatcataatttGTCTAACATAATTAGGTActaactaccccttcggtccttacgactaGTAACCGGGGATTATTCTCCCCTagtaccactaccacataacatcaTACCATACTAGCACATAGAAAATAACAGATAATGGCACatcagacaattatcacaaagacaatcatataacaagcaactcctactagtgggttggcattgtggccttagacccacttctagtggaaggtaactcacctcaatgtcgtaaAGTAGCTGAATTGTCCTTGGCTCTAAAATCAACTCCTTCAAAATCATACACATAAAatatttggtcaaagtcaaattcaaagtcaacatcctagtcaaagtcaacttcctggttgacttaactcgccgagttggtccattaactcgtcgagttccatgatccatAGAACCCTAAAAAtgtcgatccaactcgccgagttccttgtaTCCATGATATCAGGAATTTTCccattctactcgtcgagttttccttttTACAAAAACGGGACATTCCAACCCAACTGTCGAGTTCCtctatagactcgacgagttctccagTCTGTTGAGCCATCTTAGTAGATTAAGCTCCTATCCTTCGGATCCAAACCCAATACTTCGTCTACATACTAGAAAtgcccttttaagggtaaagtttccaactttacccgttaatagtccttcttaatgggtttagctcaaacgcTAGTTCTCTAGGACTTAGTTCTTGGTGCAAAAGCCATAATATTCCAAACTAAAGCATGAAAAATGAGATCTATGCCCTAGACACCAAATGAATAAGTAAAGTCTCAGACTTTCCTTCCATGTatggccttttggggcttaaaagacCAAAATGATACCTTAAAGCTTTCATGGGGCTTCCATGTTCATAAAGTTTGGACCTTTATGTCATGTAACCCCTTCTAGACCCTAGATCTGAAAGATaagtcacttgggacgtccatttcccaaaGACTAATCTACTTGgaccaaaacataaaaaaaaaagtgtaaatgAAGAGATTTAAGCACATAATCGACAAgttagaagctttttacctctattGAACTTGTAAATTGAGCTCAACTTCTGGATCGACTCTCGTCCTCTTGAACtcccaagcttctccttccttctctAGCTTCAAAATCACAAAGGACATAACAACAATGACTCAAAAACACTCAAAGGTGGATTATGGTTTCGTGTCTAGGGTTTGGGGTAATGGAGGCTGCAAATGAGGCCAAGAAGTggggattaggatgcttaaatagggtctaaaactctgaaattagggtttcatcatggcagccctactcgttgagtcgagGATCTCAACTTGTCGTTTAGGTGACTTAAATCCTACGTCCAAATTCCATCCCTACTCAACGAgtttgggcctccaactcatcgaagccccttgcaaaaatgaataatttgatttatatgaaagtattttatatggttaattaTGACTTGTTTTTACGTGGttaacttttttttgtttttgtagacAAAGTTTGTTTTCAACCGAATGTATCGGGATCCAGACGCTGCTATGTTGTTAGAGAGTTTTGAAGCAGCTTTGTTATAAGGTTATCGAGAGCGTAAAGCTGATGAAAAAGAATATTTTTTGCAATTCGGAGGGTATGAGGATATCCCGAGAGCAATAGCCACCCCCAGATGATATGGATGGTTATAATTGTAGGAAAATAATTAAGTATTTCCAAACAAATGTACACCAAGCTGCTgcagaaaggaaaaaaaatttgTGAAACGAAAACGACCATGGGGTCGAACTCATATAACAGTATATGCTATAAGAAGGTAACGTATGATAcatgtaattatttaaaatataatctaatttttaatatTAAACAGAACCTTAAGAGAGTGGAAACGTTTCGCAAGGCTCATACTGATATGAATGGTGCCTTTTTTAGTGTCGATGCAGAACAACAATACGTAAGTAttcaattataattttatcatataattaagtgtttatttatacttaattgtAAATCACTTTTGGGAAATACATAATTGGTTAGTGGAAGAGCTCTTAGAACAAACGCAAAGACTAGAGGGTGAAAGAGAGTTAACACCTGCTCAAGAAAGATCTACTTTCAAGAAAGTATTAGGATAACGATGTGGCTATATCAGAGGCATCGGCCGGAAACCTTCCGCTATCTCGCCAATTCCACAGCGGTCgcaaccaccaccacaaccatcacaggtaaaagaagaatatttaatttcaataaatgcatgttgatttggtaatttttgtTTGTGGATATTATTTTCTAAAAGCTTTGAAAATTGctttttttgtcccaagtgcaataaatagtaatgtactttggttttttgtcttAGTTAAAAAATAACGATGTACTTTGGCATCAATAAATGCATGCTGCTTTGGTAATTGTGCTTTTGACCCAAGTGCAAGATATAACAATTTAATTTTGGTATTTCTTGTATtttaagtgcaagaaatagcaatgtactttggtattTCTTATatttaaggttctttaacaaaaaTAGAGTAAATTATTTAATTTCAAAGTTTCATATATCTATATAATGATCAATAAAtgtatgttgatttggtaattgtgtTTTTATTTTATGTGCAGCAAATAcaaatgtactttggttttttgtctCTAGcttaaaaatagcaatgtactttggcattataaaatgcatgttgatttggtaattttggtttgtgGTGAATATTTCCTAAAAGCTTTGGTGATTTGGTTTTTGTCCTAATTGCAAGAAatggcaatgtactttggtttttttgTCTTAGTTTCAAAATAACAATCAACTTTGACATCgataaatgcatgttgatttggtaattgtgtttttgttccaagtgcaagaaatagcaatgtacttttggtATATCTTGTATTTAAGTGCAAGAAATAGTAATTTACTTTtgtagtttttgtttatgtttgataattatacttataaatttatgtatgttgttatttattatgtagtTAGAAAATTTCCGAGCAATGTTCAACGACCCGACATGTAGGGAGGAGCTTTATACGTTTTTTCAATCGGAGAAATATCAATGAGGAAACGATGGGAACAGAGATGGTTCGTCGGATAATTAATTTATGTTTTGTATGTTACATGTGTCGTGACACTTTGCTACTTGTTAGAATTGTAACATTTtggttgtttattttggtattaaattaattataatagtATTTGGTATCTAATGGGAtgttattatataattttttatgcaTTTAATATCATTATGTATCGGTTTTTTTGCACCCAAAATCGTagattaacaaaaataaaaaatgaaaaccgTTATTACCGGTTGCATGAAGTATTACCGGCGAAAagagcattagcggcgacatgaAGTATTACCGGTGACAATAGCATTAGCGACGGCAATTGTCTTCACATTTGACATTCTGATAAATAACGACAAAGTAGTAGCGACGACTTTTTATCTGTGATGTGTCGCACCTATTTCCTTTACCGACGGCTTTTCCACTCTTTAGCGACGACTTTTGTCGACGCAAATTATCATTTTTCTTATAGTGGGAGACAAATGCTAACCATTAAAGGTCTGTTACATTTAGGGACTAAAACACAATAAAACCACACTTGTGAATAATCCAAAACATTATGAGAGTTTTTTCTAGGAATTTTTTCATTATAAATATaagattaatttatttttatatataacatatatataatcatataagtTGTCAGTCTATATTTGTTTGGAATCTATAAAACCTatcaaattattaaaaaaaaaaaaaaaaaactctgcaacaaaataaatttaataaacAAAACTTAGCTTAAAAAAATGCTCCTCCAATGATTTGTTTATTTGTCATTAGATATTTACATGAAAAAACTATTAACAAAAACTGTAAAAGCTTCTGGTGTGAATGCTCCAAGAGAAACTTTTGTTAAAACGTGCACCGAAATTATGATGAAAGGTACATACACCTTcgtaagtttattttattttagagaCCAAGCCATTTTGTTTTATGtgcttaatataaaaaaaatataccaaAACAAAATAGTACATTACACTATTAATCATCTATATGCTTAAAATGAGATCAATATTAAACATTAGATGTTAGTTTtatatttcagtttataataatttttaaaaaactttaaaaaattgTGGTGGAATTTTTTCCATTGGAATCCATGAGATGTCGTTGGTTTTCATTTTTCTAATATTTCATAGTTGGTATATATTtgatataaaataattttttttatttatgtgcttttcttattttatataaaaatattagttaaaatataaataaagaatCTGGCTCAAAAGATTATGGATAACATCATATCAATGATAGGTTTATAATGTGACATCTTTTATGACTGATTTAGTTTACTCAAGTCTTCCATAGTCAATGTTTCGACACGTCGACATATATAGCGCGACATTTTATTGAcagtaggtgtgagacccatgtattatatgagtttatttaaaaaaaattaaatataaaattttaacaatttaaaaactttaaatttataagaaaaataagaaattttttgaattattaaaattaatgagactttaatgcattagatacattacatatataaaccatttctaataaataccttacatatatattaccttatatattaaatgtagattttaatttaataaaatcaaaaatacaataaaatgacaagtggaaaatagataaatttaaaatttctataaaatgtcatgtgtccaaatgaatgagaaaatgacatatggcaaagtcattttcatttattagggtagattaattaaattgttttcttttttcaTGGATTCATTCTCATCATCCTATTAATTAAGTGTATTTCGATATTCATGTATTCTTCTTCCTTGTTTCGTCGGCAGCTTTTTTTTTCAGTCGTAATAATTTTCAATTACAAAATAAACCAATAACAAAAATTAAAGCACATGCAAAAAAATGGCAGTATCCTACCAAACATTTAAATATGAATTTGGTTGGAGTAAAGTGGGACATAGCAATAACCTTTTCTTTCATAAAACcatctataaatagagactgCGTAATACACTAATTTCCACATCCCTCTTCCATATATTTTCTTTTGTATTAAACAAGTGAAAATGGCTACAAGAGCTTTCCTTCTTCTTGCTCTAGCTTTTGCTGTTGTTCTTCTCATCACCTCCGAAATGGCTGCAGCTAAGGAGTTGGCTGAAAACACTGATAGTAAGTAAAATATATCCTTTACTTGCtctatttttataaagcatataatTCTTCAAAGTTATAGAATAACACTAATTAATGTTGCAGGTCAGATTAACGTCGACAGTGGACATTCACGATACAGTGGAGGTGGTGGACATGGAGGCGGAGGATACAAAGGTGGACGTGGAGGGCATGACAACGGTGGTGGACGAGGAGGGCACAACAACGGTGGTGGAAGCAAAGGTTGCAGACATGGCTGCTGTGGTGGACGTGGATACAAAGGGTGCAAGTGTTGCAGCACGTTTGAAGAGGCAGTTGCTTACAAACAAACTCAAAACTAACTAATGATGCTTCGCCATGCAATTATGCATTATGTACTGCTTATATGTGAAATAATTAGCACAACTTCTTTCGATGGAAGTATGCACTTGATATGTATTGTAAAATAAGAGATATTTTTACTCTATTGTAGAATATGAGATCTCTTTTAACTCTCGCTATGTCCAAGAATATATCCTTTTCAATACCTTGTCAAATTTCTCCGGTTTTTCTCTATatcacaaattatatatatatatatatatatatatatatatatatatatatatatatatatatatatatatatatatatatatatatatatatatatggtaagtTAAAGAGGAGTGCTAACCAAGAGAGTGCTATTATAATAAGAATAATTGAAACAAGAAAATGCAATGatgtaataaaaagaaatgaatGTAATGTACTATAATAAACGGATAAATGGAAGTATATTACTAATTCTTGCACTCAGACCTAAAATCTAAACAAGATTGCCCAATTTCTTCTAAACCAAATTGCCCAATATCTTCTGTAGTATGTCTACGAAAACTCTTTTTTGCACTGATATCGCGACTTCTGTTAAAAGCATTATCAATCTCTTTGGCATCATTTTTCTCATTAATGGAAAGCCATCAGAGTTCGTGACTCTAAGAAATTTCGGTTGATGGCAGCAATTACCATTTAGCAAATATGTAGGAGTCGGTGTAAGCATCAACAAGAACCTTTGTCTAAGGTTTTAGTGACTTTAATGAAGGTATCATAAAATAATTGATAATTGCCCAAGAACTAATGAAAAAAAACAAGAATAAAATATGTAGCAACCATTGGAACATGGAAGTGATTAATACCTAGGTACATAAGTATCAAGCAATATGTTGAAGGTTTAGTCATCCCATTAATAtgtatactagtttataacccgtgggaaccacggttacaaaattaattaaactttgtaactaaaaattcaaaactattaattagttattttaaataacttgtTAATTAAGATAtacttttttagttatatataaaattagaaCCGTTCATTCAAATaaatatcatcttataatttatataaattttattttattataatttgtataaattttattttattttttattcaaatgttattaatttaatgtaattaaaatgagaaattaatttttttaattttgaaatttaaaaggaGAATCAATAGATTGAAAAGTGACATAATAttaattacaaaacttaaaatGATAACACATCGCAAAAAGAACTACTTTTTTATTAGTACAGATATTTTCTACTACAAGAATACGGAGCTATGCCGACGACACCTATCCCGATGACGCATGTCGTCGCTACAAGCCCCCTATCCCTACGACATGTCCTCGTCGTACCTTTAGCAAACTTTGACTGATTTCCTTTGACCACGATATATGTGCTGATGACAAGTTGTCGCTACAAGTTTGGTGGGAACGACAAAATTGTTCACGGTATTCTAAAAGTCTATACCGACGACAGGTATCAAAAAATctattttccatttatttttattCCATGTGCCAGAAATACAGGACGACGTAGTTTTGTGTATGTTATACCGACGACGAGTCATCGGCATGACACATGACGATCTGCGTGATACGGCTAtcccgacgacaagtcgtcgtgTAACATCgtaaaaattcaaccaatttttcacttttcaaaagcataataattcattataaaaatcaaaatgtatCTCAAATCATAAACATTCATCTCAAAATATAAGTATCCAAAAACATTTCCCCAGAgtctcatcaaaatactcccacaatgtgtacaatcaagctggcgccttcccgtgatcctcgctggtacctgaaacacatttcacacaacacggtaagcataaatgcttagtgagttccccaaaataccacatacagcacatatgccactcaaggctacaatatgaccctctggtcgatgtgtctcagcggaaccctccagttccGTATCGTTGGGCCCTCCGACCCGGTCTGTCTCGTTGAACCCTCCGGCCCGTTCTATGtcattggaccctccgatccggtctatatcacatagcatacatatatcacaacaCAAATACAcaaatagcacataacatataagaccctccggtctgatCATGGTTACTACACTAGGTAatgtacagtgagaagactcaccttgggaaTGTCTTAGAAAATCACAACTCGGTATCTCTGAACCTCGAAACAACAACCtagccccgcctaatcacataaagtaattatttcaatcattaacggctctcaaggctagactacacccctttctacaatccctcagaagggtaaaagaccattttaccccttcctgatccaaaagcacaattgttgaccaaaaccctaaaagtcaacaaattcaacggtcaaccttgactagactcgtcgagttgtctcaacgactcggcgagtccagtcctgAACTCTACTCCTCTGATTCTtttttgactcaccgagtcactcacttaACTTGGCGGGTCACTCTCTAGATTCACAGTCTCGGGACAACtcaactcgactcgtcgagtttgttcatggactcggcgagtccaatccatGCTCAACTTCAAATGgcttcctgaggtcagatctgatgCTCTACTCAATAGATATATCCTTTCTAGTCCCAATAACCACGTAAAGTTCGAAGATTGACGCCTATGCACAAGCTCTAAggttctatttgaagaaatgacctctaatataGCATCCTAAGTTCATATTCACCAACAATcctcataaagctcaagggagtaaggtctctggacctctatggatccagatccaagacCATAATACGAAAAGAAACCACATACTCAACAAAACCATCTACcaaagggtctagaaaaccctaactctataaacaATCACCAAAACAGAAGATGGATCgagattatacctcaaataagcactCCTGAACTCAGAATCCCTCCAAatagcacctccttcagcctcctcttgatcttgatcaccctcttcttgctaaaccaatgatagaaagatcaaatatgacctctccttcctcacaaacgatttagctcacttaggatttctctcaagggactggtagccgcaatgggaggctatgagtgcccttaaataggctccaaaaccCGGGAACTAGGGTTTTAATTGCCAgcacagactcggcgagtcatatgccCGACTTGTCGAGTCTGGTCGCGGAGATTTGCGGAAACTTCCtcacctactcaacgagtcatggcacaactcgtcgagtccctcctctttcttaaataaataattaaaattaaatcataCCCGAAACTCTGGATGTTACACGTCGACacgggtttttaattttttttttcagcaaAAAACGAAACGTCATCAATTATATAGACCCTGTactgacgacatgtcgtcggcataGGGGTTTACCCTAACAAAACGCAGTCTTCGTTCATTTGCACACAGCGACGCAGTCTTCATTCACCCTCACCGACGAAATCAGCTTCCAACTTCCATAACCGGCGATTAACCCCAGATAACGTATTTTCTACTCctatttagtttttttattgttGTGTGGTAATGATTCTTACACCGAATTTGAGGGGTTATTTTTGGTGTTTATAGTTGTTCACCAGTGGTGAAGCACCACCGTCCGTCTTCCACCGCCTTAACCTTCCCCACCGACGAGTCGTTCACCGACAACCCTCATTCCAGCTTCTCTCTTTCACCACCTTTCGTTTTTTATTGCAGGTAACAAAGGTTTTTcatctttaattttttttctgattttatttatttccTGTGACCACCAGCCACCACCAGAGGATCACCATCGACTTTAACAAGCGGAGTACGTCCATCACAACAAGAAGAACGAAAcacatgttattttttttttttcaaatttttattgaaattgtatatatgtataagttttcatgaaattgaaattgaaattgatcctcctttgattatAAAATTGTGTTGTTTGTTTAGTATATGTGTGATTGTGTTGTTTGTTTGGtatatgtatgttgtttgtttgtttagGTTTATACAAAATTGAAATTGTATGATTAAAATGTTAATTTACTTGCTTAATGttatatgaaattgaaattgtggttaaaatattatatgaaattcaaATTTGTTTAGGTAcatatgaaattgaaattgtaTGTATACAATGTTAATTTACTTGTTTAGgtttatatgaaattgaaattttGTATGATTGTGAAATATGTATGATTGTGATCTTTGTTTTGGttgatatgtatttttatgtataaatgtAAAATATGTATGGTGTGTTACTTATTTAGTTTATTAGCTTGAGTGAATGAAGTGATAAAGTGTTTAATTTTTAAGTTAAAATGTTTGTCATTAAGAACAAACGTTACTAATAGcaacataaaacaaaatataaaaaaatttaaactaataaaagtatGTTTATTGAGAATAAAGTTTATTAAGTAAATACTACAaaggttattaatagcaacataccttTTTTAATATGAAAGAGAAGTGAAAAATAGAATGCTTTAAACAAactaataaaagtacattgctataaagtgggtttagaagccTACCCTTGTGAATACTCTATCAATTCCGTCCGATTTCTACTTCCAAGGTGTATAtttctttatatacttgtgaatactctatccattccgtccgtttttttctcaaaaaaaaactcAGACAATTTAACTATTTATACAATGTAATTTTTAATAATGAAACAGTAATGACGATCGATAAGAGTTGGATTCATGAAAACCGAACGACCCCAAAATTCTTGGAAGGTCTTGAAAACTTTATggagattgctaggaaacatgttgAATCTGAAGACAAAGTGTGTTGTCTGTGCGTAAAGTGTGTGAATATGTATCGATAGTTGTTGATATGGTTTATGCCCACATACATGACTGTGGGTTTTTAAAGTCGTATACTATATGGATTCATCACGGTGAGAAGCATCTTGTTTCGCATTTGGGCTACAATTCGACTCCAATAAACATTCCAATAACTAATGAGATGTTTGATGTAATTGATGATCTTATGGCGGAACAAAatacaaatgaataaaatatagATGATGAAGAACGAGGCATGGACCCATAATTTGATGCTTTGTTTGAGGAGCTC is part of the Lactuca sativa cultivar Salinas chromosome 7, Lsat_Salinas_v11, whole genome shotgun sequence genome and harbors:
- the LOC111902829 gene encoding glycine-rich protein 3 short isoform, yielding MATRAFLLLALAFAVVLLITSEMAAAKELAENTDSQINVDSGHSRYSGGGGHGGGGYKGGRGGHDNGGGRGGHNNGGGSKGCRHGCCGGRGYKGCKCCSTFEEAVAYKQTQN